A stretch of DNA from Glycine max cultivar Williams 82 chromosome 18, Glycine_max_v4.0, whole genome shotgun sequence:
TTTATGTTCTCTTTTTTTGGTTACACTTCTTCTGCTAACATCATATGCGGTTTGCCAACTTGAAGGTATGTTTCCTTTATTAGATCACAACAACTCAGGCAGTTAGTTCTGAATATATACAATTTCAGTTCAAGCAACCATGCATCATAAAAAACTTCAACTCTTTTTTATCAACACAAAATTCTAAAGTAGAATATGTTTATTTTGCAAAATATCATATCATTTTATGACAGAAGGCAGAAGAGAGAAGAACAAAACTTAGATGCAATTTCTTAAGTGCTTTTAGTATCGTTCTTCAATTAGAATTGAAGTTTCATCTGAGTAATCAGCATAATAAATGTTTGTATTAGAGATCAATGTAAGATACGAAAGCAATACTCCAATTTTAATTGAAGAACAACACCAAAAACACCAATTTAATTGGCTCTAAATCTGTGAGATATTTGATTTTGGATGCAGAATTTATCAGCATTGACTGTGGAGGGACAAATAACTACACTGATAAAAGCACAGGGCTTGCATGGATATCAGACTATGGAATCATGAAACATGGTAAGCCAGTGGAGGTACAAAATCCAAGTGGAAACAAGGTTCAGTATCAGAGACGCCGAGAGTTTCCTATAGACAGCAGAAAATACTGTTATACTCTTGGCACTGAGGAGAGAAGAAGGCATCTGGTTCGAGCAACGTTTCAGTATGGTAGCTTGGATGATGGAGACACATACCCTCAGTTTCAGCTCTATTTGGATGCAACCAAATGGGCTACTGTGTCAATCTACGATGCCTCGAGAATTTATGTGAAGGAAATGATCTTCAGGGCACCCTCAAACTCTATTGATGTTTGCATGTGCTGTGCTACCACTGGTTCTCCCTTCATATCTACCCTTGAGCTCAGGCCCTTGAATCTTTCTATGTATGCCACAGATTTTGAAGGCAGTTTTTTCTTGAAAGTGGCTGCAAGAATTAACTTTGGTGCTCCAAGTGAGGATGTTGTCAGGTATGGTACTCCCCCTCAGTATTTTCTTTTCTACTTCTTCTAAAGTTTTTGGCACAAGAATGGAAAGTTTCAAATATTTGACATGATAGAACAAAGTCTCAAGGGAAtctatgtttaaaattttgcatTAATGATAGcttgattagaaaagaaaaaaatcaatatatttggTGCCAGTggcttgatttatttttttatttgtttattaacaAATATGTTATCAGGTATCCAGATGACCCATATGATAGAATTTGGGAGTCTGATCTTATTAAAAGACAAAATTATCTTGTTGGGGTGGCCCCAGGCACTGAAAGAATTAACAcaacaaagaaaatagaaatagagaCAAGAGAATACCCACCTGTTAAAGTGATGCAAACTGCAGTTGTTGGCACCAAAGGAATTCTTAGCTATAGACTAAACCTGGAAGACTTCCCTGGCAATGCTAGAGCTTATGCATATTTCGCGGAGATTGAAGATCTGCCTAAGAATGAGACTAGAAAATTCAAATTGGAGCAACCTTACATAGCTGACTATAGCAATGCAGTGGTGAACATAGCTGAGAATGCCAATGGGAGCTACACTCTCTATGAACCAAGTTACATGAATGTGAGTCTGGAGTTTGTGCTTTCGTTCTCCTTTGTTAAGACCCGGGATTCCACTCAAGGACCTCTTCTAAATGCAATGGAAATTAGCAAATATGTGTCAATTGCATCAAAGACTGACAGGCAAGATTGTAAGTTCTTAATATCAGTTTATATTTGGGAAAATTGATCTTTTCTTGCATGTCCAAAATATCTTATCTGGAACGGTAATTGCATCaaagattaaatatttcaaGTTTGATCACTAACTTAAATATTTCAAGTTTGATCACTAACTTACAACAATTGCATTGCTGTACTGACTGAACAGGTTGCTAACTATACTCTTATTTTACAGCAAATTTTGTAAATGCATTTCGCTTCTTATCTGCTGAAAGTGTCCTAAAGAATGAAGGTGATCCCTGTGTTCCAACTCCCTGGGAGTGGGTAAATTGTAGCACAACTACACCTCCAAGAATTACAAAGATGTAACATCTCCATACCTTTTTGTTGATGTTTATGTTTTATGCTAACTTCTAGCCTAGTGAATTGTCATTCTATTAATGAGTCTCTCTGGCAGCAGTTTTTATACACACAAGAATGTTGAATTCCAAAAGTTGGTATTACAGAATGCCAGATACTGgaataattatatttgtagAACCAATTAGGCAGAAGCATGATGgaaaattattatcaatatttcTATTGTTCGCATAACATCTTGCCGTAGAAAATATTTACTGAAATTCCAAGCGGTACAAATTTTTACTAATTGAAATAAGTTGTATTAGAAACCTGTCAAGAAGGAATATGAAGGGTGAAATTCCACGGGAGCTCAACAACATGGAAGCATTGACAGAACTGTAAGTAAATcacctttaaaataaaagtgttttgttttaaatggTTTCTTTTGTAATTCATTGTTGTTTTCTTAGGTGGTTAGATGGCAACATGCTCACAGGACAACTTCCTGACATGAGAAATCTTATCAATCTAAAGATTGTGTAAGTTCTTTAGTTTCACACATAGCCTTTAATCAAAGGTTTCGGGCGGAAtcaatcttattttaattttttcaactaATGACATGCAGGCATCTAGAGAACAACAAATTGAGTGGTCCATTACCATCTTACTTGGGTAGCTTGCCAAGTTTACAAGCACTGTATGTTGCACTTAGTCATCCATGTTTATCATCTCTACTTTGAGAGTTTGAAGCATTTTCGTAGTTAACCCCGAATTTCTCCAACTAAACACATTTGTTATCCTCAGACATTTATGAATCATGCACATCTGTGGATCTATGACAGGTTCATACAGAATAACTCATTTAGTGGGGTTATACCATCAGGATTACTTTCtggaaaaatcattttcaagtaAGTATCGtcatcaaaaacatattttttttttctagtatttGGTCAATTTAAGTGAATAAGCTAAACACTCAATAGAATTTGAATCAGCTTAAGTATGAATATAATAGGATGAGGATCTTTTTTATTAGGTTGTACCTAGATTGAAGTAACAGATATCTATTTCTTCTTCCAGCTTTGATGATAATCCTGAACTACATAAAGGGAACAAGAAGCATTTTCAGTTGATGCTAGGAATTTCTATTGGAGTACTAGCGATTCTATTAATATTGTTCTTAACAAGTTTGGTACTATTGCTTAATCTGCGGAGAAAGACATCTCGACAGAAATGTGACGAAAAGGGTTAGTCCACCTGGTCAAACTTAACAACACCTAGACAAATATGAAGTTCTATCATCAAATCATTATTGTGCCCTGCAGGTATTTCTGGACGCAGCAGCACTAAACCTTTAACTGGATACTCATTTGGTCGGAATGGGAATATAATGGATGAAGGTACTGCTTACTATATTACACTCTCAGAGTTGAAAGAAGCtactaataatttttcaaagaatattGGCAAAGGAAGCTTTGGATCAGTCTACTATGGGAAAATGAAAGACGGAAAAGAGGTGGCAGTTAAGACTATGACTGATCCATCCAGCTATGGGAACCAGCAATTTGTAAATGAGGTATTATTTCCATATTTGAATTCTGATTGAGAATTGGTTCTGTATAATCAACCTGTCAGTGTCCTACTATAGATTTTTAGCTGccgttcaataaaaaatattgtattccTTGAACTAGAGATACAGTAATATCAATGCTCAAACAGCTTAAGAAATTGAAGCTATGAACCTTCTCAACTCCAGCTCAGGTCTAACTGCAGAAAACTTTAGaacatgaatttcttaaataaatgaaGGGAACTAGAAGAATAAGAGAAAACCTTATGTTTCAGCTCATTGACTGTAGAGTCACAAATGCAGGTAGCCCTCTTATCAAGAATTCATCACAGAAACTTGGTTCCTCTGATTGGATATTGTGAAGAAGAATATCAACATATTCTAGTTTATGAATATATGCACAATGGCACTTTAAGGGAGTACATTCATGGTCTAATTCCACACccttttgttcatttatttaCCTAGTTGTAAAGATTGTGGCATGATAATAAATTCTAATGTTTTGACAGAATGTTCGAGTCAGAAGCAATTAGATTGGTTAGCTCGCCTTCGAATTGCAGAAGATGCATCTAAAGGTTGGCTAATGACTAGCTTCTTGGTCCACAAGTAATTTTAGCATTTCACTTCCAAGTTAACAGTTAAAGAGCAATTTTCTATTTCTGTAGGTCTTGAATACTTACACACAGGATGTAATCCTAGTATCATTCACCGCGATGTGAAGACAAGCAATATTCTTCTTGACATCAATATGAGAGCAAAAGTGTCAGATTTTGGACTCTCAAGGCTAGCTGAAGAAGATTTAACCCACATATCAAGTGTTGCAAGGGGAACTGTAGGTTACCTGGATCCTGAGTAAGCCATGGTTCTCATGTGTCTATGATCACCAAAATATCTTTTCTCCTTAACTCCTTGAACTCAGGTTTTCCCTGTGAACAGGTACTATGCAAATCAGCAATTGACTGAAAAGAGTGACGTGTACAGTTTTGGAGTTGTTCTGCTGGAATTGATATCAGGAAAAAAGCCTGTATCATCAGAAGACTATGGTCCTGAAATGAATATTGTTCACTGGGTATGTTAGCTTTTTCTCAACaaccaaagttgaaaaaatagtATCAGCAAAGTTTGACAAATCAGAAGCTGAAACACGAGCATATTTGATCCTCAAGTTGATGCTCAAATTTTCTGATCCGTTAGACCAAACTGATCCTTTGTCAATTTTTTCCACTAACGGTATTAATTTTATCTGATGCCACAAATGCCTATTAGATATGGCCTCTCACAGTTTGTCATATTTCACCAAATTGACCAAGGTAGTGTGGTAAACTAATTGAAAGACCAACTTGGTCTTACAAAATTACACTTTTAGAGATCAAagtgaaaattttaaacttaggaagccaaattgaaaaaaaaaaagagaccaaAATAGTATATTTTAGTCATTATTTTTGCTAGGAATGTACCTCTTAGAAATTTTGTTGCATACTTTATTGTCAATCCCACATGCAAATTTTACGTGTGTTTGCAGGCAAGATCTTTAATTCGTAAAGGAGATGTGATAAGCATCATGGATCCTTCTCTTGTGGGGAATGTGAAAACCGAGTCAGTTTGGAGGGTTGCTGAAATTGCCATTCAATGTGTAGAACAACATGGTGCATGCAGACCAAGGATGCAAGAGGTCATTTTGGCTATACAAGATGCTTCTAACATTGAAAAAGGGTCAGAAATTCAACTGAAGTTATCTTCTTCAGGTGGTTCAAAGCCACAGTCTTCACGTAAGACATTACTTGCAAGCTTTCTTGAAATTGAGAGCCCTGACTTGTCAAATAGTTGCCTCCCCTCAGCaagataatttttgttttctcttttttcatatCAAGGTGGGTTTTGTACattacttaattataattattttcttttgccttTTGTTCATTGTCATAGTACTAATATGTTAATACCAGTGACACTCTCTAACTAGAGACGATATGACCTTCAAATCTTAGAACAAATCAACGAAAGTGGAACATTCTTTCTCTGTATTTGACTACTTGTAGGAAACTATGAATTAACTAGTTATTTGGATTTCATTCGGTTATATTAAAAACGAATGGACAAAGAAAGTGCCTCTTTTTTTGGCAGAGTGCTGAGAAAGGACAAGCCCATAAACAAAATTAGGGAACTGATCCAAACCAAAAAAgtttaattgatatatatatatatatatattatgttttttcaGACTTATACAGCTACACTTAGAAAATATCCGAAGATTTGGATATTCTTTAGCCGCGGGACTTTTTTAACCAtttgggataaaaaaaaaatctttcaaaattatcaaatgagatatttttaaattaatcatcatttaaaagtagttatgattttataaataaaagtagtaaaattttatacgactttcaaattaattttcaaaacacaTGATTAAAAAATCGTATAAAAATTTACGACTTATGCTTATGAAGTTGTGATTACTTTTACGacttgtttttaaataataattaatttaaaaagtatccatttgttaatttttttaaaaaaaattacctcaAAATAGTAAAAAAGCCTCAGCCGATTCCtatctctttcaatttttttactctattaTTACAGTATTATCTAcctttttgtctttattttctCCATATTTCTCCTTTGGATTTTCTTGAATGTAAATGTAGGTTGTAGAGGATGTATTTTGTTTAGGTTACCTTATTTTCCGATTCCCGGTTGTCAATTTCTCCATTTTTGGGCTGAAACTTTACATGATTTGAACCATTTGAATAACTTGAttacttgaaagttgaaacattaCCAATAATTCTCCTTCGTCGCTGTCGCATTAATTGAGCATATTATAGCATAGCTATAGCTAGAACAATTTATCAGATTATGAGTGTTCATTTGAAGAACCGTGAATATTATAACGTGTACTCATCTTTattggaataaaataaaatatgagtggatttgattttattttgatggATTATACATCACATAAACCTAATCCGGgcacctaaaataaaataatgtaatataatgGCAGTTCACTAGCATATTCATTAGTAACGTAATGTTTTCTATTGAGCAGCCAGCCCATGCGTGTTTTACAATAATATGAGGATAAGAAACATAAATATTACTATGTaggaatagaaaaatataatttgaagatTCATTCAACTTCAACTTGTTTTCGACGCCTCCTTTACCTGGGAAGTATTTAATAATGCACTTCTATTACGATTTGAATTTAGGTTAAATCTGTTCTTCTtttgagtaaaaaataataaattttggttttggttcaatttattttgttttctcttaaaaaaattgacttcaCTAATCACTATATTctataattgtaattattattataataattaaggttaattaatataaaattaattgtttgttattttaCTGTAATGATTAAGGagataactaaaataaatttttgtaaaactaattatgtgtttgttgtttttatgataataattaaggttattgttatttaaaataaaaactcatttttattttatgtgtaaaaatagtaaaaaaaatatcacttgttaaagttagatatttaaataattatagagGGAGAAAAAGATTTTAGCCCCTTTAATAGATTTATCACTAACAAGTATCTTTAACACAAGTCTCTTTAAGCTTCAACATGAGTATTTTATAActtgtttctctaattaattgATCAAGTATTCTCTTAACATAAAACTTTTTTAGGCTTCAacaaatttacttaaaaaaaggtTAAGGTTAAGGTTCACTCACTATACAGTCTTAGCAAGATGGATGTATAAGACAAGCCTTTCTTTGAGATGCTTAGAGAGACATAAAATCATATATACAAGAGCTTAGATGTACAATTTGTAATCAAAGAGATATCACAAAAAAATTAGGTCACACTCTCAAAtatcaaatacattttttaacactttattttattgattgaaattcaaaaaacaCGCAAAAATTTTGACTCCCActttatatttaatgaatatttatgaaaattttatagtttttaataaatttcaatctcataaataatatataaaaaatagtatgtTTCTACCattcatctttttaaaatttttggtaTCTATAAAAAGTATTGAAAAGTATTAAATacttttcaccaatattaaatatacatatacttAATTtacatactattttttttaaaaaaaaattctaaacgcAAAGTCATGTTTAAGCACAAAACTAATCCGATTAAACGAATGTCATTATATATCAAATATTCAGttctgaaaattttaatataatattggtTGAATCTCTCGtcgaaaatttaaaaaatagatcgtatattaaatttaaattacaaaaaactaGTATATACGGTGGAATACGACAACGGAAATCCTAGATAAGTTAGGCATGGCCCATGGTCATACAAGGATGAGGAttgaggagagagaaagaataACAACATAATTACATAATAGTTAATACAATGGACAAATTATCCAACACGGTCAGATTCCTACCATGGATAGCCACGCATTATTTGATCATTGTTTTCATTATCATTAAAGTTTACGAcgtaatttgaattttgtttttccttagatatttaatgaaatttatttataattccgTATCTCTTAATTTACTCAGTTGGCTATTGAATTATTAGGAATTTTCAAATACATttctaaactaaaaaatatttaaattgagtctttaatcttgtaattttttaaattgagtcTTTAGAGTTTTAAACTGTTATGAATTGTCATTTTTTAACAGTTTCAAGCTATTTAAAATAATCTCggagactttttttttagggtaaaaattaaattattattttacttaattgcatttttaacccaaatttttatttttgacgaATTTTATAtctaagtttttaatttgtcatattttacctctaagctttttaaaaacttataaattttaccCCAATCATTTATCCATTAATAATTGGAGataaaatttaccaaaaaaaagttagtgataaaatttgtcagaaaataaaaaaaaaattaggaatgaTAAATACAATTATGTTATGAGTAAAATGACAGAATAATCTgtaagtttcttaaaaattaaaagtaaaatacatcaaattaattaaaaattaaaaggttaaggtaaaaaatagaattaagtctattattttttaaatttaggaacttatttaaaatttatcaaatattttataggCCAATTGAATAATTCAATCATctgctatatattttttaattcgaatgaatgataaaaaaatgtacaaaagtatattaaaatacCAGTACTTGTTATCAAAATTTGTTTCCTTACAAACCCTAGTTATCtgttataattttcttattgtCTCGTATATCGTATGATTCTCGTAGTGTCGTAGGGATGGTCATAATATCATGGGAAAAAACGCAAATACGCAACGCATCGTTTGTCTTACGGCATTCCTTACCTCACCCACCGCAACACCCATTAACCAAAACCCCAACTACACTCTCTCTTCTCATATATCCTCCCCctaaagcttcaacctttgggaCGCcctactttttttcttctatcttcATTGATCATCACttctctttcttcattttccttttcGGTGGGAATTAGGATAACCCTCCTCAATTTTTCAACTCTAAATTTGATCATCACCTTCACCCACTTTACTCTTACTAGGAGGAACCCTtctctctgtgtgtgtgttCTGAGTTGATTCTGTGCTTCAGCTTTCCACAAAGTAAAGTAGAAAGATGGCAATGATTCCTTACCACCTTTGCCGTTTACCTTACCAGGATTCCCTCAAAGCACTTGAGGCTGATATACAGCACGCCAATGCTTTgtgagttttcttttttatttttccctaccctttaaattttttttcaccaatttattaactttcccctttttttcttcttacaaatatatgtttttggttACTAGGAAAAAAGTGGGAAAGAAGGGTCTTCTGATAATTGTTGATTATTTCCCTTAATTGTTTTGTGCtcgattaattttataaaaaaaggagCATGATCAGCTTACAAAGAATTTGGTACTGATAATAGGAATTTGCTTGTCACTTATGAATttgattgtgattttttttattttgattttgattttgcccCCATTCTGAATTTGGACTGTGTGTTGTGCCCTCTTCTAGGGCTGCTGCAATTCCCAGAGCCAAGGGTGAGACTCTTCTTCAAATGAAATTGGTTTACAATCACTTGGCTCCCCTCTTCCTGTTATTTCTACAATGGATGGATTGTTCTTGTGCAGGCTTTCTCCATAGGTATCTCGACCTCTTCCACATACTTATTTACAAGgtatttatctatctatttgTTACTGTTTTGGATAATAATAATACCTATAGACTACATATGTTTGATTCATGGTTTTATGTTGTTGCTCTCATATTTTACCAAAGGTACATAATGATGGTAGATCAATCATGCCTACTCATGGAAGGAAGGCTACCATTGGGGACTTTTATGGTGCGTGAATGTTTGACTttcaatagaaaagaaaaaaaaaacattttttattttttgaataaaagatGTAATTAATTTGTGGCTGCCATTGCTGACTATTCCTCTCATTGTTTATGTTATCATAAACTGAAATTTTAGCTGTTATATTACCATCTCTCCAACGGCTTCATGGTAGTTTGGAGAAGTTGGAGGTTGTTAAAGAAGAAGGCCAGTCAAGCATAGAAGGTCCAAGTTATGGCAAGAAGGTCATTGAagaaggtgtgaaactaacggcCAATGTTGATTTGcaaagagaagatgaatgtggGATTTGCTTAGAGCCTTGCACCAAAATGGTTTTACCTGGTTGCTGCCATGCCATGTGTATTAAATGCTACCGCAAGTGGTAACAATAACAACATTTGTTTATGGTCAACTTCCAAATTTATATGCCATTACCAATGGCTTATCTTTTTTGTCACTTGTTCTGGACTTATTCAACTTGCAGGAACAGAAAGTCAGAGTCTTGTCCTTTTTGCCGTGGTAGCTTGAGGAGAGTTAATTCGGAGGATCTATGGGTATTAACTTGTAatgatgatgttgttgatgcTGAAACAGTTTCTAAAGAGGACTTGTTGCGTTTTTATCTCTATGTCAGCAAGCTGCCTAAAGATCACCCAGATGCACTTTTCCTAATGTATTATGAATACCTCATTTAATTTTCTActaaataagaagaagaaaaaaaaaatgtacagatAGGAAATTCCGGACTGCAAATGTGAATAGAGTCTggtacaaaaagaaaatactctGGTAATTTAATCACAGTTGTTATGGTAAGAGAAATTTCTGGTTTTTTAGTCCAGAAAAACCATTCTTCTTACTCCTGTGATATATCTCCATTGTAGACATTGTTCTTGCAATTAACTTGGAATTCCTTGCATAAAGGATCCATTAAGTTAAATCTTCTTGTAAGTTAGTTATTGACACAGACTGATATTGAGAAGATGAATCTGTTCTTTGTGATTGTATTGTACGTTGGAAATGTTAATATATGCAAAACCATTGATTAATTGGTGCttacaatttaaaatatctaaatGTATATGGATAGCATAACAAATAAGTGCATGTTTAGATTTGAATTGGGAgagtttaaaagtatttttattttcaaataattccTATCTTTATTTGTGTATTGAAATTCAGAAATACGTACTGCAATTTGTAAATATCCTTTTTCAACTTCTATTCAATCATAACCTAAACTGGAAGAAAAGGTTGAATTGTAGAATAAAGATATTGTTAGATGTTGGATTTTattatatcttttatctttGATATTATCATGTCTTGACTCAtgaattaattatcttaaaggCTTAAGCATTTAGGTGTGAAAAGTATTTGAATGCTTTTATATCTAGTGACTTTCTTTATGttggataaaattatttgaaaagtaaattaaaagttaaaaaatgaaCTAGTAacggaaaattttgaaaaattaactagtaacttaaatttgaaaaattaatttattaaattataaatatttgattaaattagttgttgaagtaattgaaaagtgtaaaatatataaaaataataaaattatgatttatttaaaaataataattaagaaattagataaatatattcaatataaaaataaaagaaaattagaatctgaaagttaaaagttagtaacatttcaaaaaatattagaaattactaataaattgttaaaaaaattgt
This window harbors:
- the LOC100807148 gene encoding probable LRR receptor-like serine/threonine-protein kinase At1g67720 codes for the protein MGLCSLFLVTLLLLTSYAVCQLEEFISIDCGGTNNYTDKSTGLAWISDYGIMKHGKPVEVQNPSGNKVQYQRRREFPIDSRKYCYTLGTEERRRHLVRATFQYGSLDDGDTYPQFQLYLDATKWATVSIYDASRIYVKEMIFRAPSNSIDVCMCCATTGSPFISTLELRPLNLSMYATDFEGSFFLKVAARINFGAPSEDVVRYPDDPYDRIWESDLIKRQNYLVGVAPGTERINTTKKIEIETREYPPVKVMQTAVVGTKGILSYRLNLEDFPGNARAYAYFAEIEDLPKNETRKFKLEQPYIADYSNAVVNIAENANGSYTLYEPSYMNVSLEFVLSFSFVKTRDSTQGPLLNAMEISKYVSIASKTDRQDSNFVNAFRFLSAESVLKNEGDPCVPTPWEWVNCSTTTPPRITKINLSRRNMKGEIPRELNNMEALTELWLDGNMLTGQLPDMRNLINLKIVHLENNKLSGPLPSYLGSLPSLQALFIQNNSFSGVIPSGLLSGKIIFNFDDNPELHKGNKKHFQLMLGISIGVLAILLILFLTSLVLLLNLRRKTSRQKCDEKGISGRSSTKPLTGYSFGRNGNIMDEGTAYYITLSELKEATNNFSKNIGKGSFGSVYYGKMKDGKEVAVKTMTDPSSYGNQQFVNEVALLSRIHHRNLVPLIGYCEEEYQHILVYEYMHNGTLREYIHECSSQKQLDWLARLRIAEDASKGLEYLHTGCNPSIIHRDVKTSNILLDINMRAKVSDFGLSRLAEEDLTHISSVARGTVGYLDPEYYANQQLTEKSDVYSFGVVLLELISGKKPVSSEDYGPEMNIVHWARSLIRKGDVISIMDPSLVGNVKTESVWRVAEIAIQCVEQHGACRPRMQEVILAIQDASNIEKGSEIQLKLSSSGGSKPQSSRKTLLASFLEIESPDLSNSCLPSAR
- the LOC100809811 gene encoding E3 ubiquitin-protein ligase AIRP2 isoform X3 codes for the protein MAMIPYHLCRLPYQDSLKALEADIQHANALAAAIPRAKGFLHRYLDLFHILIYKVHNDGRSIMPTHGRKATIGDFYAVILPSLQRLHGSLEKLEVVKEEGQSSIEGPSYGKKVIEEGVKLTANVDLQREDECGICLEPCTKMVLPGCCHAMCIKCYRKWNRKSESCPFCRGSLRRVNSEDLWVLTCNDDVVDAETVSKEDLLRFYLYVSKLPKDHPDALFLMYYEYLI
- the LOC100809811 gene encoding E3 ubiquitin-protein ligase AIRP2 isoform X1, which gives rise to MAMIPYHLCRLPYQDSLKALEADIQHANALAAAIPRAKGETLLQMKLVYNHLAPLFLLFLQWMDCSCAGFLHRYLDLFHILIYKVHNDGRSIMPTHGRKATIGDFYAVILPSLQRLHGSLEKLEVVKEEGQSSIEGPSYGKKVIEEGVKLTANVDLQREDECGICLEPCTKMVLPGCCHAMCIKCYRKWNRKSESCPFCRGSLRRVNSEDLWVLTCNDDVVDAETVSKEDLLRFYLYVSKLPKDHPDALFLMYYEYLI
- the LOC100809811 gene encoding E3 ubiquitin-protein ligase AIRP2 isoform X5, yielding MLCFLHRYLDLFHILIYKVHNDGRSIMPTHGRKATIGDFYAVILPSLQRLHGSLEKLEVVKEEGQSSIEGPSYGKKVIEEGVKLTANVDLQREDECGICLEPCTKMVLPGCCHAMCIKCYRKWNRKSESCPFCRGSLRRVNSEDLWVLTCNDDVVDAETVSKEDLLRFYLYVSKLPKDHPDALFLMYYEYLI
- the LOC100809811 gene encoding E3 ubiquitin-protein ligase AIRP2 isoform X2, which codes for MISLQRIWAAAIPRAKGETLLQMKLVYNHLAPLFLLFLQWMDCSCAGFLHRYLDLFHILIYKVHNDGRSIMPTHGRKATIGDFYAVILPSLQRLHGSLEKLEVVKEEGQSSIEGPSYGKKVIEEGVKLTANVDLQREDECGICLEPCTKMVLPGCCHAMCIKCYRKWNRKSESCPFCRGSLRRVNSEDLWVLTCNDDVVDAETVSKEDLLRFYLYVSKLPKDHPDALFLMYYEYLI
- the LOC100809811 gene encoding E3 ubiquitin-protein ligase AIRP2 isoform X4, encoding MISLQRIWAAAIPRAKGFLHRYLDLFHILIYKVHNDGRSIMPTHGRKATIGDFYAVILPSLQRLHGSLEKLEVVKEEGQSSIEGPSYGKKVIEEGVKLTANVDLQREDECGICLEPCTKMVLPGCCHAMCIKCYRKWNRKSESCPFCRGSLRRVNSEDLWVLTCNDDVVDAETVSKEDLLRFYLYVSKLPKDHPDALFLMYYEYLI